The Geothrix sp. DNA segment GGCCCACCGGGCCCACGCTTCCGTCAGCGGCATGGTGGCCCACTTCCCGAAGGACCGCGTGGCCGCGGGCTTTCTCATGGAGAAGGAGCTGAAGGCCCTCGGCAAGGTCGTCCATAACCCCGACAAGCCCCTGGTGGTGATCTTCGGCGGCGCCAAGGTGAGCGACAAGATCGAGCTCATCCAGAACTTCCTGGGCAAGGCCGACGCCATCCTCATCGGCGGCGCCATGAGCTATACCTTCCTCAAGGCCCAGGGCTTCCAGATCGGGAAGAGCCTCTGCGAGGAGGACAAGCTGGAGATGTCCCTCGACCTGCTGAAGCAGGCCCAGGCCAAGGGCACGCGCCTGCTCCTGCCCCTGGATCATGTGGCGGCCGCCGAGTTCAAGGAGGATGCCGACTGCGCCATCACCCTGGACCAGAACGTTCCGGCGGACCGCATGGCCCTGGACATCGGACCCGAGACCGTCGCCGTCTACGCCGCCGAGATCCGCGCCGCGAAGACCCTGCTCTGGAACGGCCCCATGGGCGTCTTCGAGATGGCCCCCTATGCCAGCGGTACCCTGACCATGGCCGAAGAACTGGCGGATGCCGCCGACCGGGGCGCCTTCGTGCTCGTGGGTGGCGGTGACAGCGTCGCCGCCGTGAACAAGGCCGGCGTGGGCCCCCGCATGGGCCACGTCTCCACCGGCGGCGGGGCCAGCCTGGAGTTCCTCAGCGGTCTCGACCTTCCGGGCGTCGTCGCCCTCTCCAAGTAAGGATTCCCATGCGCTGCGTCGTCGCCAACTGGAAGATGAACCTGACCTCCGATGAGGCAAGGGCTTTCTGCGAGGATCTGCTCGGGCGCGTGGCGCCCGAGAAAGAAACTGAAGTCGGGATCGCTCCGCCGTTCACGATGCTGCACCTGGTGAGCGATCTGGTCCGGCCGAGGGGCCTCCAGGTCTTCGGCCAGAACGGCCATGCCGAGGCCAAGGGGGCCTTCACGGGCGAGATCTCCATGCCCCAGCTCCGCGATGCGGGCTGCTCCGGCGTGCTGCTCGGCCACAGCGAGCGCCGTCAGTTCTTCGGCGAGACCGACGCGGCCCTGGCGAAGAAGGTCAAGGCCGCCTGGCAGTGGGACCTGCTGCCCCTGCTCTGCATCGGCGAGACGCTGGAGCAGCGCGATGCCGGCAAGACCCTGGAGGTGCTGGGCCTGCAGCTGGCCATCCTGGCCGAGACCGGCCCCGGCCCCCTGTGGGTGGCCTATGAACCGGTCTGGGCCATCGGCACCGGTCGCCGGGCGGAGGCCGAGCAGGTGCGCGAGGCCCACGCCTTCATCCGGGCCGAGCTGGACCGCCACCTCGCCGGCACCGAGTACCGGGTGCCCATCCTCTACGGCGGCAGCGTCACCCCCGAGAGCTTCCCCGAGCTGCTGGGCATCCCCGAAGTGGCCGGTGGCCTGGTGGGCGGCGCCAGCCTGGATCCCCGCAAGTTCGCGGAGCTGGTGAAGCAGGCGGGCTGATCAGCTCAGGTCCAGGAACAGGTCAGCCACGTCGATGGCCAGCCCCACCAGGCCGGCGGCGTCGAGCCAGTGGCTGGAGGCGTGCATCTGCTGGGCGAATTCATAGGACGAGGCCGGATGCTGTGGCATCGGCACTGCGGCGCGCCTGGCCTCCTTCAGCGCCTCGATCTCCAGCTCACGGGCCCGATCCAGCCCGCCCCCGGCGATGAAGACCAGGACCCGGCGCAGCTCGTCCTTGTCGAACCAGATGCCATGGGCCTTGCACACGTCCAGCACCACGCCGGAGCGCTTGGCGTAGTTCACCCGGTTCATGCGCTGGCGGCAGGCGGGACAGGGTCGGTACTGGACCGGCTCCAGTCTGGCGACCGGCGGCTGGTCCGGCGCGGGCAGCGCGCCGAGAACGGCCCCCTGGCGCTCGCGGCTGGTACCCAGCTGCTCGAACACGGCGCGGTCCAGCCAGAGCCCGCCGCAGGCCAGGCACTCGCCCACTTCCACTTCGCCGACCTTGGCGGAAGCCATGGCCTTGGCGCAGGCGGGACAGGGCGCGCCCGTGGCCGGGGATGCAGCCCGGGGTGCCATCGCCGCGCCGCAGCCGGGGCAGTGGCTGGCGGAAAGCGGCACCAGGGCGAAACAGGCGGGGCAGGCCGCGGTCGCCAGCTGCGCCTTGCAGTAGGGGCACTGCGTGGCGTCCAGCGGCACCGAGGCGCCGCAGCCCGAGCAGCGCAGGACGCGGGCCTCCATCAGTTCTGCTTTGGCTCGGCCGGTGGTTCAGGCGTGGAACCGGGCGGGGGAGGCAGCGTGGCCGGCGGCGGGGGGGGCGGCTCAGTTGGCGCGGCCGTGGGGGGAAGCGCAATCGGCGGCGCGGGCGGGTCCACCCTTCGGGGCTGGGAGGCTCCCTCTTTCCGCCCCGAGGGGTCCTCGTAGAAGCGCTGCTCGGTGAAGCGGGTCCACTGGAAGTAGGCCGTCAGCTTCTGCACCACCACCCGTGCGAAGCCCTTGGCCTCCTCCTCGCGGATGCGGCCATCGTCATCGCGGTACCCGCGGGGCAGCGGGTCCATGGCTTCGACGACCTCGACGGGCTCGATGGACTCCACCCAGAGCGGCTCGGGATTGCCCGGCTGCACGAGGCTCACCTGGGCGCGCACCACCGTGGGCAGATAGCCCAGGCGGTCCTGGACGCGCTCCCGGTGCATGGCGGCATGGCTGCCCGCCCACAGACCCCAGAAGAGGCCATCGACGATGCCCCAGCCCCGGTTGCCCGAGGCCGCGCTGATGGCTCCCACGGTGACGCCCGTGGCGACGCCGACGGCCGTGGGGCTGGGCTGGCCGGGGGCCGGCGAGAGGTCGCGGATGACCACCTGCAGCTGCGCCGCCCCCACGGGGGGCTTCACGCCCTCGGGCACCACCACCACGCGGGTGGCCAGCCGGGCCCGCAGGGCCGAGGCGTACTCCTTCTGGAAGGCCTCGTGATCGGCCAGGCCCGAGGGCAGGCTCACGCTGACGCTGACGGGCGCCGGCTGCCGCCGGAACGCCTCGACCTCCGGCCGGGTGCAGCCGAGGACCAGCAGGATGGAAGGAATGAACAGCCAGGGAGCGCGCCGCATGGGAGACCTCCAGGGCCTAGTGTGCGTCCGGCCCGGTGAAGGTGTCCAGGAGCGGCCGTCCCGCTCCCGGTAGAATGGCGGTTCCCGGAAGGCCCCTCATGCTTATCCTCTTCGCCCCTGCGGGCTCAGACCTTATTTCGAAGGTGGCCTTCCCAACCCACGGCCCAATCTCCACCTCCGCAGAGGCCCTCTGATGCTCATCCTCATGGAATCCAGCGCCACCGCAGACCAGGTGAAGGAGGTCCTGTCCCTGCTGGAGGCCTCGGGCATCCGCTGCCAGGTGAACGAAACGCCGGAATCCCTCAGCATCGTGGCGCCCCACGCCTCCAAGGCGTTGAAGCCCGACCGCATCGAGCCCATGGCCGGCGTGCGCCGGGTGGTCCCCATCACCAGCCCCTACAAGCTGGCCAGCGCGGATGCCGCCACGGGCCGCACGGTGGTGGAGGTCCGCGGCGTCAAGATCGGCGGGCCGGAACTCGCCCTGGTGGGTGGCCCCTGCGGCGTGGAAAGCCGCGAGCAGCTCTTCACCGTGGCCCGCTACGTGGCCGAGGCCGGCGTGAAGCTGCTGCGGGCCGGCGCCTACAAGCCCCGCACCAGCCCCTACGCCTTCCAGGGCCTGGGCCTGGAGGGCCTGCGCCTGCTGGAGGAGGCCCGGGCGGAATTCGACCTGGGCATCGTCACCGAGGCCACGGAAGTGGAGACCTTCGACGCCGTGGAGCGCAGCGCGGACATGGTGCAGATCGGCGCCCGGAACATGCAGAACTTCGCCCTGCTGCGGCGCGCGGGCCGCTGCGGCAAGCCCGTGCTGCTGAAGCGGGGGCCTTCGGCCACGCTCGAGGAGTGGCTCTACGCCGCGGAATACGTGCTGGGCGAGGGTAACCGCAACGTGGTGCTCTGCGAGCGGGGCATCCGCACCTGGTCGGATCACGCCCGCAACACGCTGGACGTCAGCGTGGTCCCCGCCGCGAAGGCCCTCACGCACCTGCCCATCATGGTGGATCCGAGCCACGCCACGGGCCGCCGGGACCTGGTGATCCCCTGCGGACTGGCAGGCGTGGCCGCGGGCGCCGACGGCCTGCTGGTGGAGACCCACTGCCACCCGGAGAAGGCCCTCAGCGACGGCCCCCAGGCCCTGCTGCCCTCGGACTTCATCCGGCTGGTGGAGCAGGCCCAGGCCATCCACCGCGTGCTGCAGGCCCCCAGCCTCACTGGGCTATGGATGTAATGGGCCAGCCGTGACAGACTAGGAGGTTCGGAGTTTCCATGAACGGCCTCGCGCTCACGCTTCTCATCCTTTTCGGCGTCCTCCTCATCGGGACGGTCCTCCTGCAGCCCGGCACCAAGGGCGGCCTCGGGGCCTCCTTCGGTGGCGGTGGCGCCAACTCCGCCTTCGGCGCCCAGGGCGCCACGCCCTTCCTCTCCAAGGCCACCTACTGGTTGGCCGCGGGCTTCCTCGGCACCACGCTGTTCATCGAGGTCCTCATCATCCGGCAGAACCGCTCGGTGCTGGAGAAGACCACCGAGAAGACCGTGGTCGTCCCCACCGCACCCGCCCCGGCAATGCCCAGCCCGGCCCCGGTCCCGGCGCCCGCTCCCACGAAGAAGTAGTCCCCGCGAAACCGGTCATTGACCGCGTCCGCGCTTTGGGAGACACTTGAATTTCCTCGTTGCCCGCGTGGTGAAATTGGTAGACACGCCATCTTGAGGGGGTGGTGGCCACAAGCCGTAGCAGTTCGAGTCTGCTCGCGGGCACCAGAACAGAGAGCGCCGGAAACGGCGCTTTTTGCTGTCCGGGGGTTCCGCGCTCCGCGCACACCCCCGGAGCCCCCGCGCCGAATCCCGGCCAAGCCGGTCTTCTGCTTACCACGCCTGAACTGATAGCGTCATCTTCATGTCCTGGCCTTTGTCTCCGGAACTCCTCGCGCCCCTCGCCCCCTGGTTCGAGCGGGTGCGCCGCGACCTGGCCTGGCGGGCGCAGGATCTCGATGCACCCCATCCCGATCCCTACGCCGTGCTGGTGTCGGAGCTGATGCTCCAGCAGACGCAGGTGGCCACCGTGGTCCCCTATTTCGCTCGCTGGCTGGAGCGGTTCCCCGATGCAGCGACGCTGGCGGAAGCCGATGAAGACGCGGTCCACAAGGCCTGGGAGGGGCTCGGCTACTACCGCCGCGCCCGGTTCCTGAAGGCCGCCGCGACCTCCGTGGCCGCCGAGGGCTGGCCCGGCGATCTGGAAGGCCTGGCCGGATTGCCTGGTCTTGGCCCCTACACGGCCGCCGCCGTGGGCGCCATCGCCTTCCAGTGGCCCACCCCCGCCCTGGACGGCAATGCCTTCCGGGTGCTGGCCCGGTTGCTGCTGATCGAAGGCGATCCGAAGGCCCGCGCGGCGGACCTGCGGACCTGGCTGGTGCCGGCCCTCGGGGCACTGGGGCCCTCGCGCCTGACCCAGGCCCTCATGGAGCTGGGCGCCACGGTCTGTGCGCCTGCGCCAGCCTGTGGCGCCTGTCCGCTGGGCGACCACTGCGCCGCCCGGCTCGCTGGCCGCACCGCAGACATCCCGCCCGTGGCGAAGCGGGCCAAGCCGAGGGCGTCGACGCTCTGGCTCGTGGCCTTCGAGGCGAAGGGCCAGTTCCTCCTGCAGGCCCCGGCCGCCAGGGGGCTGCTCGCCGGGCTGTGGCGGTGGCCCACCTTCGATGCGGCAGATCACGGCGCGGAACCAGTCCTCCGCCCTGGGTCCATCACTGCCTGGCTGGGCTGGACCCAGGTCTACACCCACCGGCGAGAGGCCGTGACACCCCTCCGCATCGGCCTGGAGGCGCCCTTCACGCCGGCGGGAGGACTCCGCTGGGTGCCCGGCACCGAGCTTCAGGGCCTGCCCCTCGGCAAGCGGGACCAGCGCCTCCGCGACCTGCTGGTCACGCCGGGCCAGCCCCCCCTGGAGTCCCCGGACCCGGCCCGCCTGATCAGAGCTTGTGCAGCCCCTTCGGCGTGATCCGCAGGTCCATGGGCGGCAGGCCCATCTCCCGCAGGGCCGCCTCGGCGGCTTCGCGATGCCCGTCCCGCGCCACCAGCAGGCAGCACCCGCCGCCCCCGGCGCCGCAGGGCTTCATCCCCGCGTACCAGCCCTCGCGGCGGCCCCGATCGCGGACGGCGCGCATGGCGTCGGTCTCGACGGCGGGTGACATGCTCATCCGGGCCCGGCCCTCGCGCTCCAGGAGCTCGGCCACGGCCGCCGGATCCGAGGACAGGGCCAGGGCCATGTCCCGGGCGATGTCCCGGATCTCGGCCAGGGCCTGGCGGGTCTGGCC contains these protein-coding regions:
- the tpiA gene encoding triose-phosphate isomerase: MRCVVANWKMNLTSDEARAFCEDLLGRVAPEKETEVGIAPPFTMLHLVSDLVRPRGLQVFGQNGHAEAKGAFTGEISMPQLRDAGCSGVLLGHSERRQFFGETDAALAKKVKAAWQWDLLPLLCIGETLEQRDAGKTLEVLGLQLAILAETGPGPLWVAYEPVWAIGTGRRAEAEQVREAHAFIRAELDRHLAGTEYRVPILYGGSVTPESFPELLGIPEVAGGLVGGASLDPRKFAELVKQAG
- a CDS encoding zf-TFIIB domain-containing protein, which translates into the protein MEARVLRCSGCGASVPLDATQCPYCKAQLATAACPACFALVPLSASHCPGCGAAMAPRAASPATGAPCPACAKAMASAKVGEVEVGECLACGGLWLDRAVFEQLGTSRERQGAVLGALPAPDQPPVARLEPVQYRPCPACRQRMNRVNYAKRSGVVLDVCKAHGIWFDKDELRRVLVFIAGGGLDRARELEIEALKEARRAAVPMPQHPASSYEFAQQMHASSHWLDAAGLVGLAIDVADLFLDLS
- a CDS encoding phosphoglycerate kinase, with amino-acid sequence MGFQSVRDLDVKGHRVFLRADLNVPLKEGRITDATRIKETLPTLKCLLDGGASVVLASHLGRPEGKGFEAAYSAAPVAAWLKEQGFDCRLASYVNGATVEAEAAALKPGQILLLENLRFEKGETKNKEDFAADLAKLADTYVNDAFGSAHRAHASVSGMVAHFPKDRVAAGFLMEKELKALGKVVHNPDKPLVVIFGGAKVSDKIELIQNFLGKADAILIGGAMSYTFLKAQGFQIGKSLCEEDKLEMSLDLLKQAQAKGTRLLLPLDHVAAAEFKEDADCAITLDQNVPADRMALDIGPETVAVYAAEIRAAKTLLWNGPMGVFEMAPYASGTLTMAEELADAADRGAFVLVGGGDSVAAVNKAGVGPRMGHVSTGGGASLEFLSGLDLPGVVALSK
- the aroF gene encoding 3-deoxy-7-phosphoheptulonate synthase, with the translated sequence MLILMESSATADQVKEVLSLLEASGIRCQVNETPESLSIVAPHASKALKPDRIEPMAGVRRVVPITSPYKLASADAATGRTVVEVRGVKIGGPELALVGGPCGVESREQLFTVARYVAEAGVKLLRAGAYKPRTSPYAFQGLGLEGLRLLEEARAEFDLGIVTEATEVETFDAVERSADMVQIGARNMQNFALLRRAGRCGKPVLLKRGPSATLEEWLYAAEYVLGEGNRNVVLCERGIRTWSDHARNTLDVSVVPAAKALTHLPIMVDPSHATGRRDLVIPCGLAGVAAGADGLLVETHCHPEKALSDGPQALLPSDFIRLVEQAQAIHRVLQAPSLTGLWM
- a CDS encoding A/G-specific adenine glycosylase, whose protein sequence is MSWPLSPELLAPLAPWFERVRRDLAWRAQDLDAPHPDPYAVLVSELMLQQTQVATVVPYFARWLERFPDAATLAEADEDAVHKAWEGLGYYRRARFLKAAATSVAAEGWPGDLEGLAGLPGLGPYTAAAVGAIAFQWPTPALDGNAFRVLARLLLIEGDPKARAADLRTWLVPALGALGPSRLTQALMELGATVCAPAPACGACPLGDHCAARLAGRTADIPPVAKRAKPRASTLWLVAFEAKGQFLLQAPAARGLLAGLWRWPTFDAADHGAEPVLRPGSITAWLGWTQVYTHRREAVTPLRIGLEAPFTPAGGLRWVPGTELQGLPLGKRDQRLRDLLVTPGQPPLESPDPARLIRACAAPSA
- the secG gene encoding preprotein translocase subunit SecG produces the protein MNGLALTLLILFGVLLIGTVLLQPGTKGGLGASFGGGGANSAFGAQGATPFLSKATYWLAAGFLGTTLFIEVLIIRQNRSVLEKTTEKTVVVPTAPAPAMPSPAPVPAPAPTKK